A stretch of the Bacillus sp. B-jedd genome encodes the following:
- a CDS encoding 3D domain-containing protein — MNLIKTWAKGFAMAILFVLALSTTFQSISGVEAKMLVSYAGPGREAPENEESIQSFFAHKFKSVGLTLKKIKHAVKSEHLISSSEAVAGAPPKLEDAIDWSQYNKKTVIATGYTAGVESTGKDKSHPAYGITYSGVKVKRDLFSTIAADPRVFPIGTVLFIPDYGYGVVADTGSAIKGHKLDLYYDTVDEVFKHWGKKKVEVFVIKMGEGKLTEKELITMNETESLQVFRQQYIKSEKK; from the coding sequence ATGAACCTAATTAAAACATGGGCCAAAGGGTTTGCCATGGCAATTTTATTTGTCTTGGCGCTCTCAACTACTTTCCAATCCATCTCGGGTGTAGAAGCAAAAATGCTCGTATCCTACGCTGGACCTGGACGTGAGGCCCCAGAAAATGAAGAAAGCATTCAATCTTTTTTTGCCCATAAATTTAAGTCTGTTGGATTAACTCTTAAAAAAATCAAGCATGCTGTAAAAAGTGAACACTTAATTTCATCAAGTGAAGCAGTGGCGGGAGCTCCGCCAAAGTTGGAAGATGCAATCGACTGGAGCCAATATAATAAAAAGACTGTCATCGCGACAGGCTATACGGCAGGGGTCGAATCTACCGGTAAAGATAAAAGCCACCCAGCTTATGGAATTACATACTCTGGAGTAAAGGTAAAACGTGATTTGTTTTCCACCATCGCAGCCGATCCAAGAGTCTTTCCGATCGGGACTGTTCTTTTCATCCCGGATTACGGGTATGGGGTGGTCGCTGACACCGGAAGTGCAATTAAAGGGCATAAGCTCGACTTGTACTATGATACAGTGGATGAAGTTTTTAAACATTGGGGCAAAAAGAAGGTTGAAGTGTTCGTTATCAAAATGGGCGAAGGCAAGCTTACTGAAAAAGAACTCATTACCATGAACGAAACAGAATCACTTCAAGTATTCCGCCAACAGTACATAAAGTCAGAAAAAAAATAA
- a CDS encoding YuiB family protein encodes MSIVELVISMLLFFVLFFGIGFLLNMLLRMSWIMAIIYPIVVLLIVDKVRFIEYFTNSREAFTELGRQLISLASADIIILSSGMAGAIAAGFAIRLLRKNGYQMF; translated from the coding sequence ATGAGTATTGTCGAATTAGTCATTTCTATGCTGTTATTTTTTGTTTTATTTTTTGGAATTGGTTTTTTGCTAAATATGCTGTTAAGAATGTCATGGATTATGGCGATTATTTATCCAATCGTTGTGTTGTTGATTGTCGATAAAGTCCGCTTTATAGAGTACTTTACAAATAGCAGGGAAGCTTTTACTGAGCTTGGCCGCCAGCTCATCTCACTCGCTTCCGCGGATATTATCATCCTTTCTAGCGGAATGGCAGGGGCGATTGCCGCAGGCTTTGCAATCAGGCTTTTGAGAAAAAACGGATACCAAATGTTCTAG
- a CDS encoding YuiA family protein translates to MYCGGNGYFQLLLGGSETCTCCGGSGKRKE, encoded by the coding sequence ATGTATTGTGGAGGAAATGGGTATTTCCAACTGCTCCTGGGAGGGTCGGAAACCTGCACTTGCTGCGGCGGGTCCGGAAAGAGGAAGGAATAA
- a CDS encoding NUDIX domain-containing protein — protein sequence MSSNKRGKVWLAAAGLVISEQGKWLVVKKSYGGLKGKWSLPAGFVDEGETADEAAVREVKEETGLECTVKGLIGLRTGVIGMEFSDNLLLFLLEEEKGGVIKRQENEIVEISYLSPEELMEDKDASVLIHYLIGLGNLQNIPGKEGLNPGNDFGYTQYKLFF from the coding sequence ATGTCGTCCAATAAGCGCGGGAAAGTATGGCTGGCGGCGGCGGGCCTCGTTATTTCAGAGCAGGGTAAGTGGCTTGTTGTGAAAAAGAGCTATGGAGGCCTGAAGGGCAAGTGGTCACTTCCTGCCGGATTTGTGGATGAGGGCGAAACGGCTGATGAAGCAGCAGTAAGGGAAGTGAAAGAAGAAACCGGTCTTGAATGCACAGTAAAAGGATTGATTGGCCTGCGGACCGGTGTCATTGGAATGGAGTTCAGTGATAATCTTCTTCTGTTTTTGCTTGAAGAGGAAAAAGGCGGTGTGATCAAACGCCAGGAAAATGAGATAGTTGAAATTTCATACTTGTCTCCCGAAGAGTTAATGGAAGATAAGGATGCTTCAGTTTTAATTCACTATCTAATCGGACTTGGCAACCTGCAAAACATTCCTGGCAAAGAGGGGCTTAATCCTGGAAATGATTTTGGCTACACGCAATATAAACTATTTTTTTAA
- a CDS encoding NAD(P)/FAD-dependent oxidoreductase → MRIPKIVILGAGYGGLITAVRLQKMLGANEAEVVLVNKNDYHYETTWLHEASAGTLHHDRVRYDITSVIDRHKVEFVQGTVVEINKEEKKVILESGDVSYDYLVVALGAEPETFGIKGLKEFAFGITNVNSARQIREHIEYQFATYTIEEEKKDERLTIVVGGAGFTGIEFLGELANRIPKLCQEYDVDFNKVRVVCVEAAPTVLPGFDPDLVDYAVSALERKGVEFMIGTAIKECTPEGIIVAKGENETMEIKAGTVVWAAGVRGSSIIEKSGFEAMRGRVKVQSDLRVPGSEDIFIIGDCSLIINEEINRPYPPTAQIAIQQGEVVAKNVTALIRGKAELENFAPDIKGTVCSLGEDDAIGVVYGKKLTGAKAAFMKKVIDNRSLYLLGGAGLVLKKGKFNIL, encoded by the coding sequence TTGAGAATCCCTAAAATTGTTATTCTCGGGGCTGGCTACGGCGGGCTCATTACAGCGGTGCGACTCCAAAAGATGTTGGGAGCAAATGAAGCGGAAGTTGTTTTAGTGAACAAGAATGATTACCATTATGAAACGACCTGGCTTCATGAAGCTTCTGCGGGTACGCTCCACCATGACCGTGTCCGATACGACATCACCAGTGTAATTGACCGGCATAAGGTTGAATTCGTACAGGGGACTGTTGTGGAAATTAATAAAGAAGAAAAGAAAGTCATTCTTGAAAGTGGAGACGTAAGCTATGACTATCTCGTTGTAGCGCTGGGTGCCGAGCCAGAAACTTTCGGAATCAAAGGCTTGAAGGAATTTGCCTTTGGAATAACAAATGTCAATTCCGCCCGCCAAATCCGCGAGCATATTGAATATCAATTCGCCACTTATACAATTGAGGAAGAAAAGAAAGACGAGCGCCTGACAATTGTTGTCGGCGGTGCAGGTTTTACAGGGATCGAGTTTCTTGGTGAACTTGCAAACAGGATTCCGAAACTTTGCCAGGAGTACGATGTTGATTTCAATAAGGTGCGGGTCGTTTGTGTTGAGGCCGCTCCAACTGTGCTTCCAGGATTTGATCCAGATCTAGTCGATTATGCAGTTTCAGCACTCGAGCGCAAGGGCGTTGAATTCATGATTGGAACAGCGATCAAGGAATGCACCCCTGAAGGAATCATTGTTGCAAAAGGTGAAAATGAAACAATGGAAATCAAGGCTGGCACTGTTGTATGGGCAGCAGGCGTCCGCGGCAGCTCGATCATTGAAAAATCAGGGTTTGAAGCGATGCGTGGCCGTGTGAAAGTCCAATCGGATCTTCGTGTACCGGGATCCGAGGATATCTTCATCATTGGCGACTGCTCGCTGATTATCAACGAAGAAATCAACAGGCCTTATCCTCCAACAGCGCAAATTGCGATTCAGCAAGGGGAAGTCGTTGCGAAAAACGTTACTGCCCTTATCCGCGGCAAGGCTGAGCTTGAAAACTTTGCCCCTGATATTAAGGGAACTGTCTGCTCACTCGGCGAGGACGATGCCATTGGCGTCGTATACGGCAAAAAGCTGACAGGTGCCAAAGCGGCGTTTATGAAAAAGGTCATCGATAACCGTTCCCTCTATCTTTTGGGCGGAGCAGGGCTTGTTTTGAAAAAAGGGAAGTTCAATATTCTTTAA
- a CDS encoding NAD(P)/FAD-dependent oxidoreductase, with product MQEEQKVYDITIIGGGPVGLFTAFYGGMRQASVKIIESLPQLGGQLSALYPEKYIYDVAGFPKVRAQELVDNLKEQMAKFNPDVALEQSVEKVEKQADGVFKLTTNKETHFSKTVIITAGNGAFQPRRLELDSATKYEGKNLHYFIDDLNHFAGKKVVVFGGGDSAVDWALMLEPIAEKVTIVHRRDKFRAHEHSVENLHNSKVEIKTPFVPDELIGGDEIKQVVIASADGSSREAIDVDAVIVNYGFVSSLGPIKEWGLDIEKNSILVNSKMETTVPGIYAAGDICTYDGKVKLIACGFGEAPTAVNNAKAYIDPKAKVQPLHSTSMFQ from the coding sequence GTGCAAGAAGAACAAAAGGTTTATGATATTACAATTATCGGGGGAGGCCCTGTCGGCCTGTTTACCGCTTTTTACGGCGGGATGAGGCAGGCTTCGGTTAAAATTATCGAGAGCCTTCCACAACTGGGCGGCCAATTGTCAGCGCTTTATCCTGAAAAATACATATATGATGTTGCCGGGTTCCCGAAGGTCCGCGCGCAGGAACTGGTTGACAACCTGAAAGAGCAGATGGCAAAATTCAACCCGGATGTCGCGCTTGAGCAGTCGGTTGAAAAGGTTGAGAAGCAGGCCGACGGCGTCTTCAAGCTAACAACCAACAAGGAAACACATTTTTCAAAAACCGTCATCATTACAGCTGGAAACGGGGCATTCCAGCCGCGCAGACTAGAACTCGACAGCGCCACGAAGTATGAAGGCAAAAACCTCCATTATTTCATTGATGATCTGAATCATTTTGCAGGAAAGAAAGTAGTGGTTTTCGGCGGGGGAGATTCAGCGGTCGACTGGGCGCTTATGCTTGAACCAATTGCTGAAAAGGTGACGATTGTCCACCGAAGGGACAAGTTCCGTGCGCATGAACACAGTGTTGAAAATCTTCATAATTCCAAAGTCGAAATCAAGACTCCGTTTGTACCGGATGAATTGATCGGCGGCGATGAGATCAAGCAGGTGGTCATCGCGAGCGCCGATGGCTCTTCCAGGGAAGCAATTGATGTAGACGCTGTTATAGTAAACTATGGCTTTGTATCGTCTCTTGGTCCTATTAAAGAATGGGGATTGGATATTGAAAAGAATTCCATCCTAGTCAATTCAAAAATGGAAACTACCGTACCAGGGATTTATGCCGCTGGAGACATCTGCACATACGATGGAAAGGTAAAGCTGATCGCCTGTGGATTTGGCGAAGCGCCAACCGCCGTCAATAACGCAAAAGCATATATTGATCCAAAGGCAAAGGTCCAGCCACTGCACAGCACATCCATGTTCCAGTAA
- a CDS encoding HesB/IscA family protein codes for METQIVNLTEAAALQIKDMMKQNEEEGSFLRVGVKGGGCSGLSYGMGFDQEKGEGDILFEQFGIQILVDKDSSAILNGTKIDYKESMMGGGFTIENPNAIASCGCGSSFRTATQTGTPEEC; via the coding sequence ATGGAAACCCAGATTGTCAACCTGACAGAAGCTGCGGCTCTTCAAATTAAGGATATGATGAAACAAAACGAAGAAGAAGGTTCATTCCTGCGAGTAGGTGTTAAGGGAGGCGGCTGCAGCGGCCTTTCATACGGAATGGGTTTTGACCAGGAAAAAGGTGAAGGCGATATTCTGTTCGAGCAATTCGGCATTCAGATTCTAGTCGATAAGGACAGCAGCGCGATCCTTAATGGAACAAAGATTGATTATAAAGAATCGATGATGGGCGGGGGATTCACGATTGAAAACCCGAACGCCATCGCTTCATGCGGATGCGGATCTTCATTCCGGACGGCCACCCAGACAGGAACGCCGGAGGAATGCTGA
- a CDS encoding YuzB family protein, protein MIKPIIEFCISNLASGAQAALEQLQRDPNLDIVEYGCLGYCGKCASSMYALVNGEPVTGNTPEELVENIYQYLEENPMF, encoded by the coding sequence ATGATTAAGCCAATAATAGAATTTTGCATCAGTAATCTTGCCAGCGGCGCCCAAGCCGCACTGGAGCAGCTCCAGCGGGATCCCAATCTTGATATCGTTGAATATGGGTGCCTGGGATATTGCGGAAAGTGCGCTTCTTCCATGTATGCCCTTGTTAATGGGGAACCTGTGACAGGCAATACCCCTGAGGAACTGGTGGAAAATATTTATCAATACCTGGAAGAGAACCCAATGTTTTAA
- a CDS encoding NAD(P)/FAD-dependent oxidoreductase has translation MKNLVILGGGYGGMRLLDELLPDHLPADVSATLIDRVPYHGLKTEYYALAAGTVSDRELRVDFPTHPRLTVRYGDVKGIDLNGKTVDLHGGEKIEYDILVIGLGCEDKYHNVPGSDQYTLSIQSIGKSRETYQTLSNLNPGSTVGIVGAGLSGVELASELSESRPDLNVKLFDRGAHILSDFPDRLSQYVEDWFLRHRVEIVNNSNITRVEENVLYNHDEPVHCDAIVWTAGIQASKIVRDLDVEKDSLGRLKVTPHHHLPNDENVFVVGDCASLPHAPSAQLAEGQAEQIAEVMRKRWKGEPLPETLPPIKLKGVLGSLGKKQGFGMMAEHAITGRVARLLKSGVLWLYKYHKG, from the coding sequence ATGAAAAATTTAGTTATCCTGGGAGGGGGATACGGCGGTATGAGGCTGCTTGACGAGCTTCTTCCCGACCATCTTCCAGCAGATGTCTCGGCCACTCTTATTGACCGGGTTCCTTATCACGGCCTTAAAACTGAATATTACGCGCTTGCCGCCGGGACTGTTTCCGACCGTGAGCTAAGGGTTGACTTCCCAACACATCCACGCCTGACAGTCCGTTATGGTGATGTGAAAGGAATTGATCTCAATGGCAAGACCGTTGATTTACACGGCGGTGAAAAAATTGAATACGATATTCTAGTAATCGGCCTTGGCTGTGAAGACAAGTATCACAATGTTCCAGGCTCAGATCAGTACACTCTCAGCATCCAAAGCATCGGGAAATCCCGGGAAACCTACCAGACTTTAAGCAACCTCAATCCTGGCTCTACTGTGGGCATCGTCGGCGCCGGACTCAGCGGAGTTGAACTTGCCAGTGAATTGAGCGAGAGCAGGCCAGATCTGAATGTAAAACTGTTTGACAGAGGCGCCCATATCCTGTCCGACTTCCCCGACAGGCTCAGCCAGTATGTCGAGGACTGGTTCCTGCGGCACCGAGTGGAAATAGTCAACAATTCCAATATTACTAGGGTAGAAGAAAATGTCCTTTATAATCATGATGAACCTGTCCATTGCGATGCCATCGTCTGGACCGCGGGCATTCAGGCCAGCAAGATTGTCCGGGATCTTGATGTTGAAAAAGATTCACTTGGCAGGCTGAAAGTGACACCTCACCATCATCTTCCAAATGATGAAAACGTCTTTGTTGTCGGCGATTGCGCGAGCCTACCGCATGCACCGAGCGCCCAGCTCGCCGAAGGACAGGCGGAGCAGATCGCCGAAGTTATGCGGAAAAGATGGAAAGGTGAACCTCTTCCGGAAACCTTGCCGCCAATCAAGCTGAAGGGCGTCCTCGGCTCGCTCGGCAAAAAGCAGGGATTCGGCATGATGGCCGAGCATGCCATCACCGGCCGGGTCGCAAGGCTATTGAAGTCTGGTGTATTATGGTTATATAAATACCATAAAGGCTGA
- the pgmB gene encoding beta-phosphoglucomutase → MRKIEAVVFDLDGIITDTAHYHYLAWKGLAEDLGIFFDEKFNENLKGISRMDSLEMILKEGNRQKDFTSTDKAELAERKNSHYCELLKQLSPKDILPGIQELFTAIKAEGIPIGLASVSKNANTVLKALNLEGEFNYCADAAKIANSKPDPEIFLTACEGLGANPSNSIGIEDAAAGVQAIKAAGMFAVGVGENLTEADYLLKATSELEWELIKASFFNWKAVES, encoded by the coding sequence ATGCGAAAGATAGAAGCAGTCGTTTTTGATTTGGATGGCATTATTACTGATACCGCCCATTATCACTATCTGGCCTGGAAAGGGCTGGCTGAGGATTTGGGAATTTTCTTTGATGAGAAGTTTAATGAAAATCTCAAGGGAATCAGCAGGATGGATTCCCTTGAGATGATTCTTAAAGAAGGAAACCGTCAGAAAGATTTTACTAGTACGGATAAGGCCGAACTTGCAGAGAGGAAGAACAGCCATTATTGTGAACTATTAAAACAGCTGTCCCCAAAGGATATTTTGCCGGGAATCCAGGAACTTTTTACGGCCATTAAAGCGGAGGGCATACCTATTGGACTCGCTTCCGTCTCGAAAAACGCCAATACTGTTTTAAAAGCCCTTAATCTTGAAGGTGAATTCAATTATTGTGCGGATGCTGCCAAAATCGCTAATTCAAAACCTGATCCAGAAATATTCCTCACGGCATGCGAGGGGCTGGGGGCGAACCCGTCAAATTCAATTGGCATTGAAGATGCCGCCGCGGGGGTTCAGGCAATTAAGGCCGCGGGGATGTTTGCCGTTGGAGTTGGCGAGAACCTGACGGAAGCCGATTACTTGCTGAAAGCAACGAGTGAACTTGAATGGGAATTAATAAAAGCTTCATTTTTTAATTGGAAAGCTGTAGAGTCCTAA
- a CDS encoding YuzD family protein, whose translation MGHKKVEIIVYGAEQLCPSCVNLPSSKETYEWLEAAVSRKFPDQPFDITYVDIYNPPAEEEKQEFAERVIEEDMFYPVVLIDETVVGEGNPRLKTIFAELEKHGYKAE comes from the coding sequence ATGGGCCACAAGAAAGTTGAGATTATTGTTTATGGGGCGGAGCAGCTTTGTCCAAGCTGTGTGAATTTGCCGTCGTCAAAGGAAACATATGAATGGCTCGAGGCAGCAGTCAGCAGGAAATTTCCCGATCAGCCATTCGATATAACATATGTTGATATTTACAACCCTCCGGCAGAAGAGGAAAAACAAGAATTTGCCGAGCGTGTCATTGAAGAAGATATGTTTTATCCGGTCGTTTTGATTGATGAAACGGTAGTAGGAGAGGGAAACCCGCGCCTGAAGACCATTTTTGCCGAGCTAGAAAAACATGGGTATAAGGCCGAATAG
- a CDS encoding NifU family protein, whose translation MTEQEMFSQVQEVLDKLRPFLLRDGGDCELVDVEDGIVKLRLLGACGSCPSSTITLKAGIERALLEEVPGVVEVEQVF comes from the coding sequence ATGACAGAACAAGAAATGTTTTCACAGGTCCAGGAAGTATTAGATAAATTACGCCCGTTTCTTCTTCGTGATGGCGGCGATTGCGAATTAGTCGATGTCGAAGATGGCATTGTAAAACTCCGCCTGCTAGGTGCTTGCGGCAGCTGCCCAAGCTCGACAATCACTCTTAAAGCAGGGATCGAACGCGCGCTTCTTGAGGAAGTCCCTGGCGTTGTAGAAGTAGAACAGGTATTTTAA
- a CDS encoding 2-hydroxyacid dehydrogenase: MLKPYIFITRKLPEEVIEGLKEKYDVEMWDKEDIPVSKERLLEEAGKADALLTMLSDPIDETVLNEGAKLKVVANLAVGYDNIDVPAASGKGIAVCNTPDVLTDTTADLTFALMMAAARRLVEAAELIKEDKWKSWSPLLLAGQDIHHKTIGIVGMGKIGATVAKRATGFDMNILYHNRSRKIEVEEAIGAQYVSFEELVTESDFIVCLTPLTNETRGLFTRDVFRKMKKTAIFVNAARGPVVDEQALYEALSEGDIAGAGLDVFEREPISAGHPLLKLKNVTAIPHIGSSSIETRMSMMKLCADNIDLVLSGEAPKTIVNKDWQKA; the protein is encoded by the coding sequence ATGTTGAAGCCATACATATTCATTACAAGAAAGTTGCCCGAAGAGGTGATTGAAGGCCTGAAGGAAAAATATGATGTCGAAATGTGGGACAAAGAAGACATCCCAGTATCAAAGGAACGGCTGCTGGAGGAGGCAGGAAAAGCGGATGCGCTTTTAACCATGCTTTCCGATCCGATTGATGAAACCGTTTTAAATGAGGGCGCGAAACTGAAGGTGGTGGCCAATCTAGCTGTCGGATATGACAATATCGATGTCCCGGCTGCAAGCGGGAAAGGAATTGCTGTCTGCAATACGCCTGATGTATTGACCGATACAACAGCAGACCTCACCTTCGCACTCATGATGGCAGCAGCAAGAAGGCTTGTCGAGGCAGCTGAACTGATTAAGGAAGACAAATGGAAGAGCTGGAGCCCGCTGCTCCTTGCAGGCCAGGACATCCATCATAAAACAATCGGGATTGTCGGCATGGGAAAAATCGGCGCGACAGTTGCGAAACGCGCGACCGGGTTCGATATGAACATTCTTTACCACAATAGATCCCGCAAAATAGAAGTGGAAGAGGCAATCGGGGCACAGTATGTATCCTTCGAGGAACTAGTAACAGAATCGGATTTCATCGTCTGTCTGACGCCGCTCACCAATGAAACGAGGGGGCTGTTCACACGGGACGTTTTCAGGAAAATGAAAAAGACGGCAATTTTTGTAAATGCGGCCCGCGGACCTGTTGTAGACGAACAGGCACTGTATGAAGCCCTTTCGGAGGGGGATATCGCCGGTGCGGGACTGGATGTTTTTGAAAGGGAGCCAATCAGTGCGGGCCATCCTCTTCTGAAGCTTAAAAATGTTACAGCAATCCCGCATATCGGCAGCTCGAGTATTGAAACCAGAATGTCGATGATGAAGCTTTGCGCCGACAATATCGACCTCGTCCTATCGGGTGAAGCGCCAAAAACAATTGTAAATAAAGACTGGCAGAAGGCTTAA
- the yutH gene encoding spore coat putative kinase YutH, with product MKAGGCMLGEILENVYGIKTGEYLRLESYEAVRGNGFYYFLANPGAKDEEEAAELQKIAAHLSAYGDRNVPAVLPTQSGSIIGQWEGRKFCLMACGTIESRKKVKLGRKLAKFHERGKMVPFKVEKAARIGQWKQLWETRLDQMERVWSERIFQPPADEFERLFVESFPYYAGLAENAIQYLVDTEIDGEPAEPDSGTVCHERFTGNAWGRQYIIKNPMDWVFDHRSRDLADWARYTYFRNRGTYGTEIAQFFAEYGEVARLSPFSWRLLYARLLFPLHYLETVESYYNAARESEQKMLEEQLTDILKYTGDFEKFATGFLSLAEPSIQTALPKPEWLFR from the coding sequence ATGAAAGCGGGTGGTTGCATGCTTGGTGAAATACTTGAAAATGTTTATGGTATTAAAACGGGTGAATATTTACGGCTTGAATCCTATGAGGCTGTCAGGGGAAATGGTTTTTATTATTTTCTTGCGAACCCGGGAGCTAAAGATGAGGAAGAGGCCGCAGAGCTGCAAAAAATAGCTGCCCATTTATCCGCTTATGGCGACCGGAATGTTCCGGCAGTTTTACCAACCCAAAGCGGCAGTATCATCGGACAGTGGGAGGGACGGAAATTTTGCTTAATGGCCTGCGGCACGATTGAATCAAGAAAGAAAGTGAAGCTGGGTAGAAAACTGGCCAAATTCCATGAAAGAGGAAAAATGGTTCCTTTCAAGGTAGAAAAGGCCGCGCGGATTGGCCAATGGAAGCAATTATGGGAAACGAGGCTCGACCAGATGGAGCGGGTTTGGTCGGAGCGGATTTTTCAGCCTCCAGCGGACGAATTCGAGCGGCTGTTCGTTGAATCCTTTCCTTACTATGCCGGCCTTGCTGAAAATGCTATCCAATACCTAGTCGATACGGAAATTGACGGAGAGCCGGCAGAGCCGGACAGCGGAACAGTTTGCCATGAGCGCTTTACCGGAAATGCCTGGGGAAGGCAGTATATTATAAAAAATCCGATGGACTGGGTTTTTGACCATCGCAGCAGGGATCTGGCGGACTGGGCGAGGTACACCTACTTCAGGAACAGAGGCACGTATGGAACGGAAATAGCGCAATTTTTCGCGGAATATGGAGAAGTGGCAAGACTGTCGCCGTTCTCTTGGCGCCTCCTGTATGCAAGGCTTTTATTCCCGCTCCATTATCTAGAAACCGTTGAGTCATACTACAATGCCGCGCGGGAATCCGAACAAAAAATGCTGGAAGAACAGCTTACAGATATCCTGAAATATACCGGGGATTTTGAGAAGTTTGCAACGGGCTTTCTTTCACTTGCCGAACCTTCCATCCAAACGGCTCTGCCAAAGCCCGAGTGGCTTTTCCGCTAA
- a CDS encoding phosphatidylglycerophosphatase A family protein: MSEKKVNLTETTARRWLKERGVEVQDIADLVYFLQQKYHENLKIEDCLENVERVLSKREVQNAIITGIQLDMLAEKGLLEEPLLSIIKTDESLYGVDEVLAFSIVNVYGSIGFTNYGYIDKQKPGILRRLNDKSTGEVHTFLDDIVGAVAAAASSRLAHRAENVE; this comes from the coding sequence ATGTCTGAGAAAAAAGTCAATTTAACCGAAACAACCGCCCGCCGCTGGCTGAAGGAGCGGGGAGTCGAGGTGCAGGATATTGCCGACCTCGTCTACTTTTTGCAGCAAAAATATCACGAAAACCTGAAAATTGAGGATTGCCTGGAAAACGTCGAGCGCGTCCTTTCCAAACGCGAAGTCCAAAACGCAATCATTACCGGTATCCAACTTGATATGCTCGCGGAAAAAGGGTTGCTCGAGGAACCGCTTCTGTCCATTATCAAAACCGATGAAAGCCTGTATGGTGTGGATGAAGTGCTGGCATTTTCGATTGTCAATGTGTATGGTTCGATCGGGTTTACGAACTATGGTTATATCGATAAGCAAAAACCAGGTATTTTAAGGCGCCTAAACGATAAATCGACCGGAGAAGTCCATACCTTCCTGGATGATATCGTCGGGGCCGTTGCTGCTGCTGCTTCAAGCCGGCTGGCCCACCGCGCCGAGAACGTGGAATAA
- a CDS encoding TIGR01457 family HAD-type hydrolase codes for MKEYKGYLIDLDGTMYKGAERIEAASDFVKRLRAKGIPYLFVTNNSTRRPEQVAEKLRSFDIPAEGSQVFTTSQATANYISEQKPGAKVCMIGEEGLAYALEERGLVSAAEDADFVVVGLDRDVTYEKLAVACLAVRNGAVFLSTNGDIAIPTERGLLPGNGSITSVVAVSTQVLPVFIGKPEAIIMQQALEVLGTAKEETLMVGDYYDTDILAGMNAGMDTLLVHTGVTTRAMMDTYEKKPTYAIDSLDEWEV; via the coding sequence TTGAAAGAGTATAAAGGGTATTTGATTGACCTTGATGGAACGATGTATAAAGGGGCCGAGCGGATTGAAGCGGCGTCGGACTTTGTCAAAAGGCTTAGAGCGAAGGGGATTCCATATTTGTTTGTGACGAATAATTCCACGCGAAGGCCCGAACAGGTAGCTGAAAAGCTGCGCAGCTTTGATATCCCGGCTGAGGGTTCGCAAGTGTTCACGACAAGCCAGGCAACCGCGAACTATATTTCCGAGCAGAAGCCTGGCGCAAAGGTTTGTATGATTGGCGAAGAGGGGCTTGCGTATGCACTTGAGGAACGGGGGCTCGTTTCTGCAGCCGAGGACGCTGATTTCGTCGTTGTCGGGCTCGACCGGGATGTAACGTATGAAAAGTTGGCTGTTGCCTGCCTGGCTGTCCGAAATGGCGCGGTTTTCCTGTCGACTAACGGTGATATTGCCATTCCGACCGAGCGGGGGCTTCTGCCGGGCAACGGCTCGATTACATCGGTAGTGGCCGTTTCTACTCAGGTGCTTCCTGTGTTCATCGGGAAGCCGGAAGCTATCATTATGCAGCAGGCGCTAGAAGTGCTTGGCACGGCGAAGGAAGAAACGCTTATGGTCGGTGACTATTATGATACGGATATCCTTGCTGGCATGAATGCCGGCATGGATACGCTCCTCGTCCATACGGGCGTCACGACCAGGGCGATGATGGATACTTATGAGAAGAAACCAACCTATGCGATTGATTCGCTCGATGAATGGGAAGTGTAG